TGCAACTGATGGTGCAGCATGGCGTCGGCGTGCGGACGCGAACCACATACATCGTGCAAAACATTGACGAGGGGTATTTTGCGGAAGAAGCTGGGTAATCAGTTCCGCGGCACTGCTTGTTCGCACCAAAGGCTTCGGCTGTCTCGCCCCCCTCACCCCCGCTCCTGCGCCTCCACGATCGGCGCGCGGCTCGGCCGCACCGCGACGACCAGCACGCCGAGCAGCGCCAGCGCCGCCCCCGCGATCATCCGCGCATCAAGCTGGTCGCCGGTGATGAGCACGCCCAACCCGATTGTCGTCAGCGGCGTCATCAGCGTCAGCGGCGCGAGCAGCGTCGCCTCATAGCGCGCGATCAGCCCGTAATAGAGCGTGTGCGCGCACACCGACACGATCAGCGCGGAGAACAACAGCGCCGCGACGAACGGCCACCCCGCCGCCACCGATGTCGCCCATTGGTCCTGCTCGAACACCGCCGAGGCTAGCGTGAGTGGCACCACCGCGGTCAACCCGACCCACGCCTGAAAGCGCAACGGCGCGACATGCTCCATCTGCTTCATCAGGATCGCGCCGAGCGACCCGGCAAACGCCGCGCTCAGCACCAGCAGCAGCCCCGACGACACCGCAAAGCCCGGCCGCCACACAACCAGCAACACCCCCGCCAGCGTCAGCGTGATGCCGACCCCGCGCCGCCAGTGGATTCGCTCGCCCAGGATCAGGATCGACAACAGGGTGGTGATCGGCACGCCCGCCTGCAGCACCACCGCCGCGCTCGACGGCGAGGCGGTTTTCAGCCCCAGGAACAGCAACGCGAAATTCCCGCCGCCCATCAACGCGCCGACGAGCACGATCCGCCACGCCGGGCGCGGCATCGGCCACAGCCACGGGAGCGTAACCGCCAGTACGATCGCAAAGCGCGCCGCCGCAAAAAACAGCGGCGGAATGTGCCACGTGCCGACCACCACCTTGCTCAGCACGTTGCTGAAGCCCCAGGTCAGGCACACGAACACGAGCAAGAGGAAATCACGAAAGCGCATTGGCGTGCCTCTGCGGGATGGGGGGCGGCTTGGCTAGAGCGTAGGACTCGAAATCGGTCGCCGTCCCAACCCCGTTCGGGCTGAGCCTGTCGAAGCCCTTCGCTCCACAACCGGTGCCGTCAGTGTGGCACGCAGCCCTTCGACAGGCTCAGGGCCAACGGGATGTGGTGCACCTCTCAAACGCACCCGCGCTCACCCCAATCCGCGCCTAAACCGTCAGCACCGTCGCCCCACGCGTCTCCCCCGCCTCGAGCGCGCGGTGCGCATCAGCCACATCTTCGAGCGGATACGTCTGCCCAATCTCCGGCACGATCGCCCCGTTGCGCAACATCTCGAACAACCGCGCCGTCCCCGCCGCGCGCTCCTCGGGTGTCGCATAATAATGGAACAGCGTCGGGCGCGTCACGAACAGCGATCCCTTGGTCGCCAGCGACCCGATGTCCACGCCGGTCACCCGCCCGCCGGCATTGCCATAACTGACGATCAGCCCACGCGCGGCGGCACTCGCCAGCGATATGTCCCACGTCGCCATGCCGATCCCGTCGAACACCACCGGCACGCCAGCACCGCCGGTAATCTCGCGGACGCGCGCCGCGACATCCTCGCTCTTGTGCAGGATGACATGGTCAGCCCCCGCTCCTGTCGCCTGCGCGGCCTTCTCCGCGCTGCCGACCGTACCGATCACCGTCGCGCCGATCGCCTTGAGCCAGCCGACCAGCAAATGCCCGACCCCGCCCGCCGCGGC
Above is a genomic segment from Sphingomonas sp. HMP6 containing:
- a CDS encoding quinone oxidoreductase family protein is translated as MARAVSIERTGGPEVIAWVDLNLPDPGPGEVRMRHTAVGLNFIDIYHRSGVYPLKLPSGLGTEAVGVIEALGEGVSGVAVGDRVGTFGPALGAYATARNVSAAALLPLPDDVDDTTAAALLLKGCTTEFLVERCAKVQAGQTVLVHAAAGGVGHLLVGWLKAIGATVIGTVGSAEKAAQATGAGADHVILHKSEDVAARVREITGGAGVPVVFDGIGMATWDISLASAAARGLIVSYGNAGGRVTGVDIGSLATKGSLFVTRPTLFHYYATPEERAAGTARLFEMLRNGAIVPEIGQTYPLEDVADAHRALEAGETRGATVLTV
- a CDS encoding DMT family transporter, which gives rise to MRFRDFLLLVFVCLTWGFSNVLSKVVVGTWHIPPLFFAAARFAIVLAVTLPWLWPMPRPAWRIVLVGALMGGGNFALLFLGLKTASPSSAAVVLQAGVPITTLLSILILGERIHWRRGVGITLTLAGVLLVVWRPGFAVSSGLLLVLSAAFAGSLGAILMKQMEHVAPLRFQAWVGLTAVVPLTLASAVFEQDQWATSVAAGWPFVAALLFSALIVSVCAHTLYYGLIARYEATLLAPLTLMTPLTTIGLGVLITGDQLDARMIAGAALALLGVLVVAVRPSRAPIVEAQERG